The Salvelinus fontinalis isolate EN_2023a chromosome 9, ASM2944872v1, whole genome shotgun sequence sequence tatctctcaacaccatccattttggatttctatttgccatatattttcaactgtgctgtgatgcttgacaaaagtactgaacctttctattctcatagcttctacagattgtaaattaaaaatatattttgctaaaataattattatattattgattgattgactatagCTTTTCAactcacccagtattgctatctgcagcgttagttctaggcaaatgttgcatttcttcagccattcctggacctgtgaccaaaaacgagctacatatggacaataccaaaataaatgatctaatgactctgcctcctcacagcagaatctgcagagctgggaagattgtatcccccaaatacataacattctattggttgcaagaattttgtatagtaatttaagTAGAAacatttgaagttttgaatccggcgttgttttgcgtatcaattcataaaccatgtgccatggaatgggtacatcgaacatctcttcccaactattttgcaacttATATGGCACaactgtcagttttttggtccttaaatgaaattggtatatgtttttatatatcacacttttctttaaccatttatgttttttaatacagggccgatatacaagttccttacttgcAGAGCCATATCTATTCATACCCGGACGGACTGACGgactgacctcaccttctactTGCCTCGTCCATTTtagtggtaatgctgcaattagttggttgtaattttgggtagagcaaaacttacccccccaaaaaaattacgCCCTCAACCGCaatgctctccagagggtggtgcagtctgtaCAATGCATCAtcggggggcaaactacctgccctccaggacacctacagcacccgatgtcacaggaaggccaaaaagatcatcaaggacaacaaccacctgagccactgcctgttcaccccgctatcatccagaaggcaaggtcagtacaggtgcatcaaagccgggaccgagagactgaaaaacatattctatctcaaggccatccgactgttaaacagtaatcactaactcagagaggctgctgcctacatacagactcaaatcattggtcactttaataaatggatcactagtcactttaaataatgccccTTTAacaactcatctcatatgtatatactgtatcttataccatctactgcattttGCCTATGTCGCTCGGCAATCGATCATCCATATATGTAACTGTACATACATGTTCTTATTCCATCGCTTTAGATTTTGTGTactaggtagttgttgtggaattgttagattacttgttagatattacggcACTGTcaaaactagaagcacaagcatttcgctacactcacattaacatctgctaaccatgtatatgtgaccaataaaatttgatttgatatcttaAGGGTAGATTTAGTATAGCGTAATTTCTTCcaagtgtgaagtaattggtagatTCGTAAAtaatattttcagagtagcttcccaaCACTGAATGTAGAATGATTTGGTAACCTCACGTTACATGGGGTAATACAGTTCAAGCAGGCATTCACTGTCTCTTCGCATGACCTTCACCTCtggttctctctccattcctcttttTCAAgcataaaaaatgtatgtttttattctgtttgttttgttgtttgttctGTTGGAAAAAAGCCAGACATTCCATCACTCaacaggggctcccgagtggtgcagaggtctaaggcacggcacctcagtgctagaggcatcactacagacccttgttCGAGTCCAggccaggctgtatcacaaacggtcgtgattggcagtcccatagtgcggcgcacaattggcccagcatcgtccgggtttggccggggtacgccgtcattgtaaataagaatttgttcttaactgacttgcctagttaaataagagataaaaaaaattataataaataacACAGAGACAAATACGCACACAAACACAACTCTCAAGACCAGCCCAAACCAGATACCTGCTGATCATAGTTAAAGACTCACTGTTCTCTGAAGGAAAAcaaacacgctcacacacacgtacacacagagTAGTCCAGCCAGATGAACCCCGTTAGTCGTTATCTCAGTGGGGGCTGAGTTAAACTATCACTACCTGTATGCTGTGAGGGTGTATGACATAAGTGTTGTATAAACCAGAGGGGTATATACAGGACAGGGTCTGGGGCTGCACTTTAGAGGAGCCAGCAGACCCATACCTATTCATACCCGGACGGACTGACGGACTGACCTCACCATGAGGGTCGTCAATATTGTACGTATGACTGTAGAAAAgtagaaaaaatatatttagctattacagatgtaggatcttcacttgatcagcctgttgcagTAAAACTTTTCTgtaatgcaggaaatgtaaaggtttaaaaggcttctgaagtttttaATTTACACTGACATTTCAGACctgattttcccttacaaaaaatgcATCAAGGCCTACaatattaatataatataattaataTAACCCACACAATGCCTGTTTCTGCAGGATTGTTGTAGCAAAGGTGTCTGtctaatgtgtctgtctgtatgtgtctgtctatcataaGTTTAACTTGGTGTCATTATGCATCTGATAATCAAATAATATTTTGTGTGATCTACTGCTACAGGTTAAAACTTTGTAGGTCTAATATTTCTATTTGAAGCGTATTGTGTTTTCTATCACATTCGCCATTTTAAAATGTGTACTTTACTTTctttgtctgtccctctgtctatctgtttcAGGGTCCAGACCCATCTCTAGCATACCGCCCCATCTTAGACCTGGAGCAGAAAGACAAGGACAAGACAGAATACAGGAATTTTGAGGTCAGCAAAGGAGTATGTTTTTTTACCATGGTTGCGACATAATATTACTGTTTTAAGGCTGGTAATCACAACACATCTGTAATGTGTGTATGTAACAGAGCGGGAGTCTGATTGATCGTGTGTATAACACATACAAGCTGATGCACACCAACCAGACCCTGGACTTTGTCAAGCAGAAGGTGAGTCTGTCAAGACAGGTTCAGCGCAAATGcaaacaactgtgtgtgtgtttcagtagaGCAGGCTAAACCAACCTGTAATGTTTAACGAGGAGTGTAACTGTGACTGTTAAGATGTAAGATGTTATGTAATTTCGTCTAATGTTGCAGATAACATGAACATACCACTCATTAACCttccccactcctcctctcctctgcagcaCTCTGAGTGGTCAGGTTGTGCGCATGCCCAGATGGAGGTGATGGAAGCCGTCATATCTCTGGACCAGCTGGTTGATGAGTCCGACCCCGACGTCGACTTCCCCAACTCATACCACGCCTTTCAGACCGCTGAGGGCATCCGCAGGGAACACCCCCACGAaggcaaacacacgcacacacacacaagcacgcatgcacacatggTTCACAACTCTAATCcttatctctcctccctctccagactGGTTCCAGTTGGTGGGGCTGATCCATGACATTGGGAAGATCATGGCTCTGTCAGGGGAACCCCAGGTGAATGCCTCTCAATGTTACCCTGATACAGGTTGTGATGCTTGGCTACGCTAACAGCAGTGGTAAAATGGCCTGTAATGTTAGGCAACGCTAGGCTAACTGCACTGTGTCCTTGTCCTGCAGTGGGCTGTAGTGGGGGACACATTCCCAGTGGGGTGCAGGTTCCAGAATGGCATTGTGTTTCGAGGCAGTACCTTCGTGGACAACCCCGATGACAAAAACCCTGCTTACAAGTACTGTTACACTTCTCTTTTTACCAATCTAATCAAAAAGTCTTATCAAACCACATCATTCACTGCACAACATGTCGGCTATAAGCCAGCCTGGAGAAGTGTTCAcattatgccatttagcagacacgtaTATACAAAAAGTTAATGTGCCATCTTATATACTTAATTCAGATGatcacctctcttctcctcccccgctCTAGTTCTGAGTGTGGGATCTATAAGCCAAACTGTGGGCTGGACAATGTGCTCATGTCCTGGGGCCATGATGGTGAgtaacacagagacatacac is a genomic window containing:
- the miox gene encoding inositol oxygenase, with product MRVVNIGPDPSLAYRPILDLEQKDKDKTEYRNFESGSLIDRVYNTYKLMHTNQTLDFVKQKHSEWSGCAHAQMEVMEAVISLDQLVDESDPDVDFPNSYHAFQTAEGIRREHPHEDWFQLVGLIHDIGKIMALSGEPQWAVVGDTFPVGCRFQNGIVFRGSTFVDNPDDKNPAYNSECGIYKPNCGLDNVLMSWGHDEYLYRVMKFNKCTIPEEGLYMIRFHSFYPWHSHGDYMHLCDDKDMRMIPWVREFNKFDLYTKTTELPDIEKLKPYYQSLIDKYCPGVLKW